The Vescimonas coprocola genome includes a window with the following:
- a CDS encoding ABC transporter ATP-binding protein produces MKDPNNALEIENLHTYFFSDVGTVRAVDGVSFDVPIGKTVGVVGESGCGKSVTSLSIMQLLQRPQGQIVDGEIRLNLGNGKCYDITKTPTERMQNLRGNYMSMIFQEPMTSLNPVFRIGAQLDEVIALHDGEGKSKEEIKERSIHLLEMAGIANCEGVYNMFPHELSGGMRQRVMIAMALSCNPKLIIADEPTTALDVTIQAQILDLLRNLKNKINSSIMLITHDLGVIAEMADYVVVMYAGRVVEKGTVEEIFANPAHPYTIGLMASKPVVGKKVDKLYSIPGKVPNPINMPDYCYFKDRCEMQVEKCSGEYPHMIQLSPTHMVSCYRYFDGKVGE; encoded by the coding sequence ATGAAGGATCCCAACAACGCACTGGAGATCGAGAATCTGCATACCTACTTCTTCTCGGATGTGGGTACCGTCCGTGCTGTGGACGGCGTCTCCTTCGACGTCCCCATCGGCAAGACCGTGGGCGTGGTGGGCGAGTCCGGCTGCGGTAAGTCCGTTACCAGCCTCTCCATCATGCAGCTGCTGCAGCGGCCGCAGGGCCAGATCGTGGACGGCGAAATTCGTCTGAACCTCGGCAACGGCAAGTGCTACGACATCACCAAGACCCCCACGGAGCGGATGCAGAATCTGCGGGGCAACTATATGTCCATGATCTTTCAGGAGCCCATGACCAGCCTGAACCCGGTGTTCCGCATCGGCGCTCAGCTGGACGAGGTCATTGCCCTCCACGACGGCGAGGGTAAGAGCAAGGAGGAGATCAAGGAACGCTCCATCCACCTGCTGGAGATGGCCGGTATCGCCAACTGCGAGGGCGTGTACAATATGTTCCCCCACGAGCTGTCCGGCGGTATGCGCCAGCGTGTCATGATCGCCATGGCCCTGTCCTGCAACCCCAAGCTGATCATCGCTGATGAGCCGACCACGGCTCTGGACGTGACCATTCAGGCCCAGATCCTGGATCTGCTGCGGAACCTGAAGAACAAGATCAATTCCTCCATCATGCTCATCACCCACGACTTGGGTGTTATCGCAGAGATGGCGGACTACGTGGTGGTCATGTACGCCGGTCGTGTGGTGGAGAAGGGTACGGTGGAGGAGATCTTCGCCAATCCCGCCCACCCCTACACCATCGGCCTGATGGCCTCCAAGCCCGTGGTGGGCAAGAAGGTGGATAAGCTGTACTCCATCCCCGGCAAGGTGCCTAACCCCATCAATATGCCGGACTACTGCTACTTCAAGGATCGCTGCGAGATGCAGGTGGAGAAGTGCAGCGGCGAGTATCCCCACATGATCCAGCTCTCCCCCACGCATATGGTCAGCTGCTATCGTTACTTTGACGGAAAGGTGGGTGAATAA
- a CDS encoding ABC transporter permease gives MADHNENLKDTLNEEIEHADQKPAEEHYSLNDDRRVKVLSPGMLVAKRFFRNRLAVTGMAILVFMFVFSFIGGLISPYEQDKFFYADKTIRREFAAVIKNTEFRYSSADDSVFGLPAQAQAMLAIQQQKDGFTYRDNRFTLTKEAEDFYSVSVNGQVVGLAYKSVVSPSASDATLSFEFTYQALKAYLTDGADTFTANGKTYTVDESGSVMDGTTEVAYVSPYVVQALMPDVFLSRDFKDKLIDTINAGGEKFTYTDESLIVDEEPATDEEDGTNSAITPDDSQMPDDTPQSATAEYDISFDAATNSWSVLQEQTSRQYDKYSAPSKEHLMGTDGYGMDMLTRLMYGGRVSLMIGFIVIIIETVIGVIFGGIAGYFGGWVDNLIMRVVDIFYCIPSMPIIIILGAAMDAQRVDGWLRMIYLMLILGFLGWAGIARLVRGQILSLREQEFMTATEACGISVSRRIFKHLIPNVIPQLIVNCTMSLGSVIITEATLSFLGLGVKFPFASWGNIISDVNNTHVLTNYWWVWIPAGLLLLLTVLAFNLAGDGLRDAFDPKMKR, from the coding sequence ATGGCAGATCATAACGAGAATCTGAAGGATACTTTGAATGAAGAGATCGAGCACGCCGACCAGAAGCCGGCGGAGGAGCACTATTCTCTGAACGACGACCGCCGTGTGAAGGTGCTGTCCCCCGGTATGCTGGTGGCCAAGCGCTTCTTCCGGAACCGCCTGGCGGTGACCGGTATGGCGATCCTCGTGTTCATGTTTGTTTTCTCCTTTATCGGCGGACTGATCTCCCCCTATGAGCAGGATAAGTTCTTCTACGCCGATAAGACCATCCGCCGGGAGTTTGCGGCGGTCATCAAGAATACGGAGTTCCGCTATTCTTCGGCGGACGATTCCGTGTTCGGCCTGCCTGCTCAGGCGCAGGCTATGCTGGCCATCCAACAGCAGAAGGACGGCTTTACCTACCGTGACAACAGATTCACCCTGACCAAGGAGGCGGAGGACTTTTACAGCGTCTCCGTAAATGGTCAGGTGGTGGGTCTTGCCTACAAGAGCGTGGTGAGTCCCTCCGCTTCGGACGCCACCCTGTCCTTCGAGTTCACCTATCAGGCCCTGAAGGCCTATCTCACCGACGGTGCGGATACCTTCACGGCGAACGGCAAGACCTACACCGTGGATGAAAGCGGCAGCGTCATGGACGGCACCACCGAGGTGGCCTATGTCAGCCCCTACGTGGTGCAGGCTCTGATGCCAGACGTGTTCCTGTCCCGTGACTTCAAGGATAAGCTCATCGACACCATCAACGCCGGCGGCGAAAAGTTCACCTACACCGACGAGTCCCTCATCGTGGATGAGGAACCCGCCACCGATGAGGAGGACGGTACCAACAGCGCCATCACCCCCGACGACAGTCAGATGCCTGATGACACGCCCCAGAGCGCTACGGCGGAGTATGATATCTCCTTCGACGCTGCCACCAACAGCTGGTCCGTTCTGCAGGAGCAGACCAGCCGCCAGTACGATAAGTATTCCGCTCCCAGCAAGGAGCACCTGATGGGTACCGACGGCTACGGCATGGATATGCTGACCCGACTGATGTACGGCGGCCGTGTGTCTCTGATGATCGGTTTCATCGTGATCATCATTGAGACGGTCATCGGCGTCATCTTCGGCGGCATTGCCGGTTACTTCGGCGGCTGGGTGGATAACCTCATCATGCGTGTGGTGGATATTTTCTACTGCATCCCCTCCATGCCCATCATCATCATTCTGGGCGCCGCCATGGACGCTCAGCGTGTGGATGGCTGGCTGCGAATGATATACCTGATGCTGATCCTGGGCTTCCTGGGCTGGGCCGGTATCGCCCGTCTGGTCCGTGGCCAGATCCTGTCCCTGCGTGAGCAGGAGTTCATGACGGCCACCGAGGCCTGTGGCATCAGCGTCTCCCGCCGGATCTTCAAGCACCTGATCCCCAACGTCATTCCTCAGCTGATCGTCAACTGCACCATGAGCTTGGGCTCCGTGATCATCACCGAGGCCACCCTGTCCTTCCTTGGCTTGGGCGTGAAGTTCCCCTTCGCTTCCTGGGGCAACATCATCAGCGACGTGAATAACACCCACGTGCTGACCAACTACTGGTGGGTGTGGATCCCCGCCGGTCTGCTGCTTCTGCTGACGGTTCTGGCCTTCAATCTGGCCGGCGACGGTCTGCGGGATGCGTTCGACCCGAAGATGAAGCGCTGA
- a CDS encoding putative RNA methyltransferase — translation MSLFVCPICGAALEREPGRYRCPAGHSYDVAREGYTHLLPANRKHSKMPGDDKGMAAARSAFLSKDYYAALRDALCRLALDYAPEHPAVLDTGCGEGYYASAVYRALRDAGRMPCMAGTDISKAILRRAAKREKDVEFAVASSYHLPVADRSIDLLLNCFSPLALEEFRRALRPGGTFLYVVPSEKHLWELKQVLYDHPYPNEVKETPYEGFAYAEIRHVEDRIRVLGQEDLHALFQMTPYYWKTPKSGCQRLAALEELAVTISFDIHVFRREA, via the coding sequence ATGAGCCTGTTCGTCTGCCCCATCTGCGGGGCGGCGTTGGAGCGGGAGCCGGGGCGCTACCGCTGTCCGGCGGGCCACAGCTATGACGTGGCCCGTGAGGGCTACACCCATCTGCTGCCCGCCAACCGCAAGCATTCCAAAATGCCCGGTGACGACAAGGGCATGGCCGCCGCCCGCAGTGCCTTTCTCAGCAAGGACTACTACGCCGCCCTGCGGGATGCCCTGTGCCGTCTGGCGCTGGACTATGCCCCGGAGCATCCGGCGGTGCTGGACACCGGCTGTGGCGAGGGATACTACGCCAGCGCCGTCTACCGGGCGCTGCGGGATGCCGGAAGGATGCCGTGCATGGCGGGGACGGACATCTCCAAGGCCATCCTCCGCCGGGCCGCCAAGCGGGAAAAGGATGTGGAGTTCGCCGTAGCCTCCTCCTATCACCTGCCGGTGGCGGACCGATCCATCGATCTGCTGCTCAACTGCTTCTCTCCGCTGGCGCTGGAGGAATTTCGGCGGGCGCTCCGGCCCGGCGGCACGTTTCTCTATGTGGTGCCGTCGGAAAAGCACCTGTGGGAGCTGAAGCAGGTGCTCTATGACCACCCCTATCCCAACGAGGTGAAGGAGACTCCCTACGAAGGCTTCGCCTACGCCGAGATCCGCCATGTGGAGGACCGCATCCGGGTGCTGGGGCAGGAGGACCTCCACGCCCTGTTCCAGATGACCCCCTACTACTGGAAAACTCCCAAGTCCGGCTGTCAGCGTCTGGCGGCGCTGGAGGAGCTGGCGGTCACCATCAGCTTCGATATCCATGTCTTTCGCCGGGAGGCGTGA
- a CDS encoding M18 family aminopeptidase, translating into MISAMLQYIQRSPDCFHAVEELRQRLLREGYTELRPGRWQLTAGGKYFTTKNGSSLMAFRIPQEAPAGFLLTASHSDSPCFRLRDHAELTGEYIRLSAERYGGMINDSWLDRPLSVAGRVLVRREGGLEARLVDLKRDVALIPRVAIHLNRETNNGVKYDPARDLVALYAAGTGSGSFYREVARTADCAPEDVVAGDLVLYNNQPGTVWGPEGEFVSAPRLDDLACVFACTEGFLTAQERDMVPVLCVFDNEEIGSETKQGAASVFLPETLAAISEALGLSAADHRALLADSMMLSCDNGHARHPNHPELADTNEAPVPNGGVVVKHSPRYATDGVSAAVFTELCRRTEVPVQHYANRPDQMGGATLGNIADTKLPIPTVDIGMAQLAMHSCFETMGSRDVETFVRAVRACYESSLRFTPEGVALR; encoded by the coding sequence ATGATCTCTGCAATGCTGCAATACATCCAGCGCAGCCCCGACTGCTTCCACGCCGTGGAGGAGCTGCGCCAGCGTCTGCTGCGGGAGGGCTACACGGAGCTGCGGCCCGGCCGGTGGCAGCTGACGGCAGGAGGGAAGTACTTCACCACCAAGAACGGTTCCTCTCTGATGGCTTTCCGCATCCCACAGGAGGCCCCCGCCGGCTTCCTGCTGACCGCCAGCCATTCCGACTCTCCCTGCTTCCGTCTGCGGGATCATGCGGAGCTGACAGGGGAATATATCCGCCTGTCCGCCGAGCGCTATGGCGGCATGATCAATGACAGTTGGCTGGATCGGCCCCTCAGTGTGGCGGGTCGGGTACTGGTCCGCCGGGAGGGCGGACTGGAGGCCCGTCTGGTGGATCTGAAGCGGGATGTGGCCCTGATCCCCCGTGTGGCCATCCACCTGAACCGGGAGACCAACAATGGAGTCAAGTACGACCCGGCCCGTGATCTGGTGGCCCTGTACGCTGCCGGAACCGGCAGCGGCAGCTTCTATCGGGAGGTGGCCAGAACGGCGGACTGCGCCCCGGAGGACGTGGTAGCCGGGGATCTGGTGCTGTACAACAACCAGCCGGGGACCGTCTGGGGGCCGGAGGGCGAGTTCGTGTCGGCCCCCCGGCTGGACGATCTGGCCTGTGTGTTTGCCTGCACCGAGGGCTTTCTGACGGCGCAGGAGCGGGACATGGTGCCGGTGCTGTGCGTGTTTGACAACGAGGAGATCGGCTCCGAGACCAAGCAGGGGGCGGCCTCCGTATTCCTGCCGGAGACGCTGGCGGCCATCTCGGAGGCGCTGGGCCTCTCCGCCGCCGACCACCGGGCGCTGCTGGCGGACAGCATGATGCTCTCCTGCGACAATGGCCATGCCCGCCATCCCAACCACCCGGAGCTGGCGGACACCAACGAGGCCCCGGTGCCCAACGGAGGCGTGGTGGTGAAGCACTCCCCCCGCTACGCCACGGACGGCGTGTCCGCCGCCGTGTTTACGGAGCTCTGCCGCCGGACAGAGGTGCCGGTGCAGCACTACGCCAACCGCCCCGATCAGATGGGCGGGGCCACGCTGGGGAACATCGCCGACACCAAGCTGCCCATCCCCACGGTGGACATCGGCATGGCCCAGCTGGCCATGCACTCCTGCTTCGAGACCATGGGCAGCCGGGACGTGGAGACCTTTGTCCGGGCCGTGCGGGCCTGCTATGAGAGCAGCCTGCGCTTCACGCCGGAGGGCGTGGCGCTGCGGTAA
- a CDS encoding ABC transporter permease, whose protein sequence is MRKYVLKRILISIVILFFVSFIIYGLMRCLPTSYIERMAQQKAMAPGSKGYEEWLAQLEEMYHMNGGIISGFFAWMGEMFTGNFGDSWLYTVPVLQKFNETVWLSFIMGGIAFILEIIIAIPLGVLAATKQYSRTDYAISVFALAGISLPTFFFASLLKLVFSVKLGWFDLYGLIGRNYQQLSAAGQFWDKAHHLVLPIVTLVVISVGSLMRYTRTNMLEVLNADYIRTARAKGLSERKVIYHHAFRNTLIPLVTIIGGSLPGLFSGALITETLFGIPGIGMTSYNAMVGGDIPFSMFYLTFLAILTLLGNLISDVLYAVVDPRVRIA, encoded by the coding sequence GTGCGAAAATATGTTTTGAAAAGAATACTGATTTCCATTGTGATCCTGTTCTTTGTTTCGTTCATCATCTATGGCTTGATGCGCTGTCTCCCGACGTCCTATATCGAGAGAATGGCACAGCAGAAGGCTATGGCGCCCGGCTCCAAGGGCTATGAGGAGTGGCTGGCCCAGCTGGAAGAGATGTATCATATGAACGGCGGGATCATTTCCGGCTTTTTTGCGTGGATGGGCGAGATGTTCACTGGCAACTTCGGTGACAGCTGGCTGTACACGGTGCCGGTGCTCCAGAAGTTTAACGAAACGGTGTGGCTGTCCTTCATCATGGGCGGTATCGCCTTCATTCTGGAGATCATCATTGCCATCCCCTTGGGCGTGCTGGCTGCCACCAAGCAGTACAGCAGGACGGACTATGCCATCTCTGTTTTTGCGTTGGCCGGTATCTCCCTGCCTACGTTCTTCTTTGCATCCCTGCTGAAGCTGGTCTTTTCCGTGAAGCTGGGCTGGTTCGACCTGTACGGTCTCATCGGCCGTAACTATCAGCAGCTGTCTGCAGCCGGTCAGTTCTGGGACAAGGCACATCACCTGGTGCTGCCCATCGTGACGCTGGTGGTCATCAGCGTCGGTTCCCTGATGCGCTACACCCGCACCAATATGCTGGAGGTGCTGAACGCCGATTACATCCGTACCGCACGGGCCAAGGGCCTGTCCGAGCGGAAGGTCATCTATCACCACGCCTTCCGCAACACGCTGATCCCGCTGGTCACCATCATCGGCGGCAGTCTGCCGGGTCTGTTTTCCGGCGCTCTGATTACCGAGACCCTGTTCGGCATCCCCGGCATCGGCATGACCTCGTATAATGCCATGGTGGGCGGCGATATCCCGTTCTCCATGTTCTATCTGACGTTTTTGGCGATTCTGACCCTGCTGGGCAACCTGATCTCCGACGTCCTGTATGCGGTGGTCGATCCCCGTGTACGTATCGCTTAA
- a CDS encoding ABC transporter substrate-binding protein, whose amino-acid sequence MKKVTRILALALSVVMCLSLVVGCGKKDGGNSGAKDTLVVGYSPFSSKFSPFFSETAYDQDVYIMTALPLLTSDRTGAIVEKGIKGETRSYNGTDYTYYGPADMTVSENPDGTVYYDFTLRDDLKFSDGEPITIDDVIFSMYVLCDPTYDGGATLYAQPIQGMAEYRSGMSTMSKYLGELGEGSTDFSVVDEATQKAFWDAVNDGGVKFAQEIVDYMVANAGVAEGDVKAAAAGWGFDGLADDATAKDLFLAIAAKYDWNFSAMEAETAGSALSDLLPADVYAASTKAVTFGESAASITGIQKTGDYSMRVVLSEVSATAVYQLGVMIAPMHYYGEKDKYDYANNKFGFDKGDLSHVRSVTTQPMGAGPYKFVKFENGTVNFEANDSYYLGAPKIKYVNFLESQETDKLNGVVTGTIDIADPSFSADTVNAIQQQNSNGELNGDKITVNTVDNLGYGYMGISSVAVNVGGDPGSKASKDLRKGLATVFAAYRELSVESYYGERASVINYPISNTSWAAPQATDAGYQVAFSVDVDGKPIYTSGMSADDKYAAAKTAALGFFQAAGYTVENGKITAAPEGAKMQYEVQIPADGTGNHPSFMMVTEAKKALAEIGMDIVVTDLSDSTALWDGIRARQVDMWCAAWNATVDPDMYQIYYADVADFNGDMGNGYNPMGGPDQGNSSYMYCVADEELDNMILEARKSLDQSYRKTLYKACLDTIVDWATEVPVYQRQNAIIFSTERVNIDTVTPDITTFYGWMSEIQNMELK is encoded by the coding sequence ATGAAAAAAGTAACTCGTATCCTTGCTCTTGCGCTTTCCGTTGTGATGTGCCTGAGCTTGGTCGTCGGATGCGGCAAGAAAGATGGCGGCAATTCCGGCGCAAAAGACACGCTGGTCGTGGGTTATTCCCCGTTCAGCAGCAAGTTCTCCCCCTTCTTCTCAGAGACTGCTTACGATCAGGATGTTTACATCATGACCGCACTCCCCCTGCTCACTAGCGACCGTACTGGCGCTATCGTTGAGAAGGGCATCAAGGGCGAGACCCGCAGCTACAATGGCACCGACTATACTTACTATGGTCCTGCCGACATGACCGTCAGCGAGAACCCCGACGGCACCGTGTACTATGATTTCACCCTGCGTGACGATCTGAAGTTCTCCGATGGCGAGCCCATCACCATCGACGACGTCATCTTCTCCATGTACGTTCTGTGCGACCCCACTTATGACGGTGGTGCCACCCTGTACGCTCAGCCCATTCAGGGTATGGCCGAGTACCGTTCCGGTATGTCCACCATGTCCAAGTATCTGGGCGAGCTGGGTGAGGGCAGCACTGATTTCTCCGTGGTTGACGAGGCCACTCAGAAGGCTTTCTGGGATGCCGTCAACGACGGCGGTGTGAAGTTCGCTCAGGAGATCGTGGACTACATGGTCGCTAACGCCGGCGTTGCCGAGGGCGATGTCAAGGCCGCTGCTGCCGGCTGGGGCTTCGATGGCCTGGCTGACGATGCTACCGCTAAGGATCTCTTCCTGGCCATTGCTGCCAAGTATGACTGGAACTTCTCCGCCATGGAGGCTGAGACTGCCGGTTCCGCTCTGTCCGATCTGCTGCCTGCGGATGTGTACGCCGCCTCCACCAAGGCTGTCACCTTCGGTGAGTCCGCTGCCAGCATCACCGGTATCCAGAAGACCGGCGATTACAGCATGCGTGTTGTGCTCAGCGAGGTCTCCGCTACCGCCGTGTATCAGCTGGGCGTTATGATCGCTCCTATGCACTACTATGGTGAGAAGGACAAGTACGATTACGCCAACAACAAGTTCGGCTTCGACAAGGGCGATCTGTCCCATGTCCGTTCCGTCACCACCCAGCCCATGGGCGCTGGCCCCTACAAGTTCGTTAAGTTCGAGAACGGTACTGTGAACTTCGAGGCCAACGATTCCTACTATCTGGGCGCTCCCAAGATCAAGTACGTCAACTTCCTGGAGTCTCAGGAGACCGATAAGCTCAACGGCGTCGTCACCGGCACCATTGATATCGCCGATCCTTCCTTCAGCGCCGACACCGTGAACGCTATCCAGCAGCAGAACAGCAACGGCGAGCTGAACGGCGACAAGATCACCGTCAACACCGTGGATAACCTGGGCTACGGCTACATGGGCATCTCCTCTGTGGCCGTGAACGTGGGCGGCGATCCCGGTTCCAAGGCCTCCAAGGACCTGCGTAAGGGTCTGGCCACTGTGTTTGCCGCTTACCGTGAGCTGAGCGTCGAGTCCTACTATGGCGAGCGTGCCAGCGTGATCAACTACCCCATCTCCAACACCTCCTGGGCTGCTCCTCAGGCAACTGACGCCGGCTATCAGGTGGCCTTCTCCGTGGATGTCGATGGCAAGCCCATCTACACCTCCGGCATGAGCGCCGATGACAAGTATGCCGCCGCTAAGACCGCTGCTCTGGGCTTCTTCCAGGCCGCCGGCTATACCGTCGAGAACGGCAAGATCACTGCCGCTCCTGAGGGTGCCAAGATGCAGTATGAGGTTCAGATCCCTGCCGACGGTACCGGCAACCACCCCTCCTTCATGATGGTCACCGAGGCTAAGAAGGCCCTGGCTGAGATCGGTATGGATATCGTGGTCACCGACCTGTCCGATTCTACCGCTCTGTGGGATGGCATCCGGGCCCGTCAGGTAGATATGTGGTGTGCCGCTTGGAACGCCACTGTGGATCCTGATATGTATCAGATCTACTACGCCGACGTTGCCGACTTCAACGGCGACATGGGCAATGGCTACAACCCCATGGGTGGTCCCGATCAGGGTAACTCCAGCTACATGTACTGCGTCGCTGACGAGGAGCTGGATAACATGATCCTGGAGGCTCGTAAGTCTCTGGATCAGTCCTATCGTAAGACCCTGTACAAGGCTTGCCTGGACACCATCGTTGACTGGGCTACCGAGGTGCCTGTCTATCAGCGTCAGAACGCTATCATCTTCAGCACCGAGCGTGTCAACATCGACACTGTGACTCCCGATATCACCACCTTCTATGGCTGGATGAGCGAGATTCAGAACATGGAGCTGAAGTAA
- a CDS encoding ABC transporter ATP-binding protein translates to MAHEKKAVETPVEYDPQYILQVKDLKKHFPIKGGMISKTVGHVKAVDGVTFNLKRGTTMGLVGESGCGKTTTGRTILRLAGEKTGGQVLFNGKDVYALSDKEMRDMRTKMQIIFQDPFSSLQPRMPVGEIIGEAVREHGLVSKEEFDDYIDQVMDNCGLQPFHKDRYPHEFSGGQRQRICIARALALNPEFIVCDEPVSALDVSIQAQIINLLKNLQEKYNLTYLFISHDLSVVEYISDTVGVMYLGNLVEYGATEDIFRNPLHPYTKALFSAIPVPDPTVKMDRIVLEGSIPSPANPPAGCKFHTRCANCMEKCKTEVPQQREIEPGHYVVCHLYDEA, encoded by the coding sequence ATGGCACACGAGAAGAAAGCCGTTGAAACGCCGGTGGAGTATGATCCCCAGTACATTCTGCAGGTCAAGGATCTGAAGAAGCACTTCCCCATCAAGGGCGGTATGATCAGCAAGACCGTAGGCCATGTGAAGGCCGTGGACGGCGTCACCTTTAACCTCAAGCGCGGCACTACCATGGGTCTGGTGGGCGAGTCCGGCTGTGGCAAGACCACCACCGGCCGCACCATCCTGCGTCTGGCCGGCGAAAAGACCGGCGGTCAGGTGCTGTTTAACGGCAAGGATGTGTACGCCCTCTCCGACAAGGAAATGCGGGATATGCGCACGAAGATGCAGATCATCTTCCAGGATCCCTTCTCCTCTCTGCAGCCCCGTATGCCCGTGGGCGAGATCATCGGCGAGGCAGTGCGTGAGCACGGTCTGGTGAGCAAGGAGGAGTTCGATGATTACATCGATCAGGTCATGGATAACTGTGGCCTGCAGCCCTTCCACAAGGACCGCTATCCTCACGAGTTTTCCGGCGGCCAGCGGCAGCGTATCTGCATTGCCCGTGCGCTGGCCCTGAACCCGGAGTTCATCGTCTGCGACGAGCCTGTGTCGGCTCTGGACGTGTCCATTCAGGCTCAGATCATCAACCTGCTGAAGAATCTACAGGAAAAGTACAACCTGACGTATCTCTTCATCTCCCACGATCTGTCCGTGGTGGAGTACATCTCCGACACGGTGGGTGTCATGTATCTGGGCAATCTGGTGGAGTACGGCGCTACGGAGGACATCTTCCGCAACCCGCTGCACCCCTACACCAAGGCCCTGTTCTCTGCCATCCCGGTGCCGGATCCCACGGTAAAGATGGATCGTATCGTGCTGGAGGGCTCCATTCCCTCCCCGGCGAATCCGCCGGCTGGATGCAAGTTCCATACCCGCTGCGCCAACTGCATGGAGAAGTGCAAGACCGAGGTGCCTCAGCAGCGTGAGATCGAGCCGGGCCACTATGTGGTCTGCCATCTGTACGACGAGGCATGA
- a CDS encoding nicotinamide mononucleotide transporter, which produces MWRKLLQYFSRAERLLWGLSVVFIVGSFCVFDRENYLTLAASLIGVTSLIFNAKGNPIGQVLMVLFSLLYGFISYTFAYYGEMITYLGMTMPMAVQPTKTGRRHASAGFFLKLYPEKAAHQGVTAQVCPSAS; this is translated from the coding sequence ATGTGGAGAAAGCTGCTGCAATATTTTTCCAGAGCCGAGAGGCTCCTGTGGGGCCTGTCGGTGGTGTTCATCGTCGGATCCTTCTGCGTCTTTGACCGGGAGAATTATCTGACGCTGGCCGCCTCGCTGATAGGCGTCACGTCGCTTATCTTCAACGCCAAGGGAAACCCCATCGGACAGGTGCTGATGGTGCTCTTTAGCCTGCTGTACGGATTCATCTCCTATACATTTGCCTACTACGGCGAGATGATCACCTATCTGGGCATGACCATGCCGATGGCGGTGCAGCCAACAAAAACCGGCAGACGCCATGCGTCTGCCGGTTTTTTCCTAAAGCTATATCCTGAAAAAGCTGCCCATCAGGGCGTGACGGCGCAGGTGTGTCCCAGCGCCTCATAG